A portion of the Bdellovibrionales bacterium genome contains these proteins:
- a CDS encoding (2Fe-2S)-binding protein, translating to MNRGSKSPRGSPLQRGKELGQSRGRQSPIVCRCNNVDQETIEKAISRGCHDLNHIYDATTAGVGACGGSCRRFIAVMLQSYLKNGSFPKEARPQNAKKRR from the coding sequence ATGAACCGAGGGTCAAAATCGCCCAGAGGGAGCCCTTTGCAAAGAGGCAAAGAACTCGGCCAGAGTAGAGGTCGCCAGAGTCCAATCGTTTGTCGTTGCAATAACGTGGATCAAGAAACGATTGAAAAAGCGATTTCCCGGGGCTGCCACGACCTAAATCACATTTATGACGCGACCACTGCCGGGGTGGGAGCTTGTGGGGGCTCTTGCCGACGATTCATTGCGGTGATGCTCCAAAGCTACTTGAAAAATGGTAGTTTTCCGAAAGAGGCTCGACCTCAAAATGCAAAAAAGCGACGGTAG
- a CDS encoding barstar family protein, whose translation MKRYILNGNAFKDLNGFIQEFSKMVNNESGYFGKDLDSFDDCLFGGYGLENPCIIIWENSSESKKILDYEALLNWCKGKLEKRNYLDEDGFNYLVSSCENAKNNVGPTLFDQIVDRIESVKSRSNSKVDIRLVLK comes from the coding sequence ATGAAAAGATATATATTAAACGGCAATGCCTTTAAGGACTTGAATGGGTTCATTCAAGAATTCAGTAAAATGGTAAATAATGAATCTGGCTATTTCGGAAAGGATTTGGATTCCTTTGATGATTGCCTTTTTGGCGGCTATGGGCTTGAAAATCCTTGTATAATTATTTGGGAGAACAGTTCTGAATCTAAGAAAATCCTTGATTACGAGGCTCTTTTGAATTGGTGCAAAGGGAAACTCGAAAAAAGGAACTATCTGGATGAAGATGGCTTTAATTATCTCGTTTCAAGTTGTGAAAATGCAAAAAATAATGTCGGTCCGACGTTGTTCGATCAAATAGTGGATAGAATTGAATCTGTTAAAAGTCGATCAAACTCTAAAGTCGATATTAGACTAGTATTGAAATAA
- a CDS encoding response regulator transcription factor, with translation MGPAAILAPFILVVEDELEIRELILLHLKRQGIEAIGVESAESGLSVLKEKAVSAVILDWMLPGMTGRDFVRAVRSFENGFSTPILFLTAKVSPEDLVSGLDAGADDYLTKPFDKNVLLARVRSLLRRSDWSQRRALKDLQASQEKSLHADNHLFRLGPLELNKSTFRATLSGLELELTRSEFRLLEVLIESQGKVLTRNQLIGFIQGEGVAVVGRTVDTHVFGLRKKLGDFGELIETVRGVGYRIGYLES, from the coding sequence ATGGGGCCCGCCGCTATTTTGGCTCCATTTATTTTAGTCGTCGAAGATGAACTTGAAATTCGCGAGCTGATTCTTCTTCATTTGAAAAGGCAGGGCATAGAGGCTATTGGAGTCGAATCCGCCGAATCCGGACTTTCTGTTCTAAAGGAAAAAGCAGTTTCTGCGGTTATTTTGGATTGGATGCTTCCCGGAATGACGGGGAGAGATTTCGTCCGCGCGGTGAGAAGTTTTGAGAATGGTTTTTCCACTCCCATTTTATTCCTTACAGCCAAAGTCTCGCCAGAGGACCTGGTTTCTGGGCTTGATGCTGGAGCTGACGACTACTTGACCAAACCTTTCGATAAGAATGTTTTACTTGCTCGAGTTCGCTCTTTGTTAAGACGTTCAGATTGGTCTCAGCGGAGAGCTTTGAAAGACCTCCAAGCATCGCAGGAGAAGTCGCTGCATGCCGATAATCATCTGTTTCGTCTCGGTCCTCTGGAGTTAAATAAATCTACTTTTCGAGCCACTCTTTCTGGATTAGAGTTGGAACTAACGAGATCAGAATTTCGTTTGCTTGAAGTGTTGATTGAAAGCCAGGGGAAGGTTTTGACCAGAAACCAATTGATAGGTTTCATTCAAGGGGAGGGTGTGGCCGTCGTTGGTCGTACCGTCGACACTCATGTTTTTGGACTTCGTAAAAAACTTGGGGATTTCGGCGAACTTATAGAGACAGTTCGTGGCGTTGGGTATAGGATCGGGTATTTGGAGTCTTGA
- the phoU gene encoding phosphate signaling complex protein PhoU, producing the protein MERHFETELKSLKELILNMGSYVEKSIEQACAAISGREVSRFDRVHEYEKRINESHKQVDKQCLQMLARQAPVAADLRLILVVVKINSDLERMGDQACNIAHNGKDYLSRPPVETKTDLVAMASVVKQMVRESLDAFVRRDVSISRQVLERDDQVDRAKNEMFRELKEYMKSHPHEIDSCLDLILIARNLERLGDHATNIAEAVIFLATGDDIRHGNNPSLRPSAT; encoded by the coding sequence GTGGAGAGACATTTTGAGACCGAATTAAAGAGTCTCAAGGAATTGATACTCAATATGGGCAGCTATGTTGAGAAGTCGATTGAGCAAGCCTGTGCCGCAATCAGCGGTCGTGAGGTGAGCCGGTTTGATCGAGTGCATGAGTATGAGAAACGGATCAATGAGTCGCACAAGCAAGTAGATAAACAATGCCTTCAGATGCTTGCTCGACAGGCGCCAGTAGCTGCCGATTTAAGACTCATACTGGTTGTTGTTAAGATTAATTCAGATCTGGAGAGAATGGGCGATCAAGCATGCAATATCGCTCACAACGGGAAGGATTATCTTTCTCGTCCCCCAGTTGAAACAAAAACTGATCTTGTAGCCATGGCAAGCGTCGTAAAACAGATGGTCCGGGAATCTCTGGATGCCTTTGTGAGGAGAGATGTATCGATTAGTCGTCAGGTCCTTGAGCGAGACGATCAGGTTGACCGAGCTAAGAATGAAATGTTTCGAGAGCTTAAGGAGTATATGAAGTCGCACCCTCATGAAATAGATAGCTGTCTTGACCTCATTCTCATTGCTCGAAATCTGGAACGACTTGGAGACCATGCCACCAATATTGCGGAAGCAGTGATTTTTTTAGCAACTGGAGATGATATACGCCATGGAAACAACCCGTCGCTCCGACCATCAGCCACTTAG
- the pstB gene encoding phosphate ABC transporter ATP-binding protein — MNTETWQREKAQVNLQHEILKVEELNAWFGDFQAVKNISLSVRQGEVVALIGPSGCGKSTFIRCINRLHEEVPGARVSGSVRIGGKDIYGRGIDPVAIRRHVGMVFQKPNPFPGMSVYENVSIGLKLLGISKRTVLDEQVERSLQQAALWEEVKDKLRQPGTSLSGGQQQRLCIARALAVEPPVILMDEPTSALDPISTAKIEDLLHKLKASVTILIVTHNMQQASRVSDKTAFFLLGDLIEYGTTADIFTKPKMKKTEEYITGRFG, encoded by the coding sequence ATGAACACTGAGACGTGGCAAAGGGAAAAGGCTCAAGTGAACTTACAACATGAAATACTAAAGGTTGAGGAGCTCAACGCTTGGTTTGGTGATTTTCAAGCCGTAAAAAACATTAGTCTCTCTGTTCGACAGGGTGAAGTTGTTGCTCTCATTGGGCCCAGCGGCTGTGGAAAATCAACTTTTATCCGCTGTATAAATCGCCTCCATGAGGAAGTGCCTGGTGCTCGGGTGTCTGGCTCAGTGCGCATCGGGGGAAAGGATATATATGGGCGTGGAATCGATCCCGTGGCTATTCGGCGCCACGTTGGGATGGTGTTTCAAAAGCCAAATCCCTTTCCTGGAATGTCTGTCTACGAAAATGTTTCCATAGGATTAAAACTTTTGGGAATTTCCAAACGCACTGTTCTTGATGAACAAGTGGAACGGTCTCTTCAGCAGGCAGCCCTTTGGGAAGAAGTAAAAGATAAGCTGCGTCAGCCGGGTACCAGTTTGTCGGGTGGACAGCAGCAGAGATTGTGCATAGCCAGAGCCTTGGCTGTCGAACCCCCGGTGATTTTGATGGATGAACCCACGAGTGCCCTTGATCCGATCTCAACTGCCAAAATAGAGGATTTGCTCCATAAATTAAAGGCCTCTGTCACGATTCTTATTGTTACACACAATATGCAGCAGGCAAGCCGAGTATCAGATAAAACGGCTTTTTTCTTATTGGGTGACTTGATAGAATACGGGACGACGGCGGATATTTTTACGAAGCCCAAGATGAAAAAGACAGAAGAGTATATCACTGGTCGATTCGGATAG
- the pstA gene encoding phosphate ABC transporter permease PstA, with the protein MIVKRNPLREKKRRWLNRFAICSLAGISLLGALPFLFISVYVVSMGFGALNWDFFTMIPKGPGEAGGGMANSILGSGALIFLGSIGGIPWGMAVGIYLSEYSRGKTSKILRFVVDLLASVPSIVIGIFIYGLIVMRYGFSAYAGGASLMMIMIPVVARSTEEMLKLVPGHIREAGLALGIPRWKVVLRIVVPGAKMGIITGVMLAVARVAGETAPLLFTSFGNQFHSRSLGQATASMPVQIYTFAKSGFYDWERQAWAGALVLVLFVVVINLFTRILLRPRGVGNEH; encoded by the coding sequence ATGATAGTTAAAAGAAATCCTTTGAGGGAAAAAAAGCGAAGGTGGCTCAATCGCTTCGCCATTTGTTCTCTGGCGGGGATTTCCCTGCTGGGTGCCCTTCCTTTTCTGTTTATTTCTGTGTACGTGGTTTCAATGGGTTTTGGCGCTCTCAATTGGGATTTTTTTACCATGATACCCAAAGGGCCAGGCGAGGCTGGAGGGGGAATGGCCAATTCCATTCTTGGCAGCGGAGCTCTTATCTTTTTAGGTAGCATCGGCGGAATTCCTTGGGGCATGGCGGTTGGGATCTATTTGAGTGAGTACAGTCGTGGAAAGACATCAAAAATTTTGCGTTTTGTGGTGGATCTTTTGGCCAGTGTCCCGTCCATCGTGATAGGGATTTTTATCTATGGGTTGATTGTGATGCGATACGGTTTTTCGGCCTACGCAGGGGGGGCTTCCCTCATGATGATTATGATTCCGGTTGTTGCTCGAAGTACCGAAGAAATGTTAAAATTGGTTCCTGGCCATATTCGTGAGGCCGGCCTCGCCTTGGGAATCCCGCGCTGGAAAGTGGTTCTCAGAATAGTTGTTCCGGGAGCAAAAATGGGAATTATCACGGGAGTCATGTTGGCTGTGGCCCGTGTTGCCGGCGAGACGGCGCCGCTTTTATTCACCTCTTTTGGCAATCAGTTTCACTCTCGATCTTTAGGTCAGGCGACGGCCTCGATGCCTGTGCAGATTTATACTTTTGCAAAGAGTGGCTTCTATGATTGGGAGAGGCAAGCATGGGCGGGGGCTCTGGTTTTGGTATTATTTGTGGTTGTCATCAATCTTTTTACGAGGATTTTATTGAGACCACGTGGAGTAGGGAATGAACACTGA
- the pstC gene encoding phosphate ABC transporter permease subunit PstC: MEVVSKWIPFVLERIMPGISSARRIRRREVNWGDRVFYYGLKASAWALGALLLSMIFLIWKMSLPAFHQFGWRFFITNDWNSVTGEFGALALIYGTVVSSLAAIGLAVPVSVAVALFLNELAPEWLSRPLGFFIEMLAAIPSIVYGLWGLFVLAPFLRNYIQPPLADYLGFTPLFSGPPMGVGMMAAVVILAIMIMPTITAICREVFRAIPRSNKEAALGLGATRWEMLKIAVLRSSHTGILGATILGLGRALGETMAVTMVIGNNPLISASFFSSGQTMASILANQYAEADSLLQLSALSAVAFTLFLVSLLINGLARLIVWRVHSQYKSG; the protein is encoded by the coding sequence ATGGAAGTCGTGTCAAAGTGGATCCCTTTTGTTTTAGAACGAATTATGCCCGGTATTTCGAGCGCGCGCCGTATTCGGCGTCGCGAAGTCAATTGGGGTGATCGGGTTTTCTACTATGGACTTAAAGCCTCAGCATGGGCTCTCGGTGCCCTCTTGCTATCCATGATTTTTCTCATTTGGAAAATGTCCTTACCGGCTTTTCATCAGTTTGGCTGGCGTTTTTTTATTACGAATGATTGGAATTCAGTGACCGGAGAGTTTGGGGCTCTGGCTTTGATTTACGGTACAGTTGTATCCTCCCTCGCAGCGATAGGCTTGGCAGTCCCGGTGAGCGTTGCTGTGGCTCTTTTTTTGAACGAGCTTGCTCCCGAGTGGCTCAGTCGTCCATTGGGATTTTTCATCGAGATGTTAGCTGCCATACCGAGCATTGTGTATGGACTTTGGGGTCTTTTTGTCTTGGCTCCTTTTTTACGAAATTATATTCAGCCCCCCTTAGCGGATTATCTGGGGTTTACTCCACTATTTTCAGGACCTCCCATGGGAGTAGGAATGATGGCCGCGGTAGTAATTTTGGCCATCATGATCATGCCGACGATTACAGCTATTTGTCGAGAGGTCTTTAGGGCTATTCCGCGGTCTAATAAGGAAGCGGCCTTGGGGTTGGGAGCGACGCGCTGGGAGATGTTGAAAATTGCCGTATTGAGATCTTCTCATACCGGGATATTGGGTGCGACTATTCTAGGACTTGGCCGAGCCCTTGGCGAAACAATGGCTGTCACTATGGTTATTGGAAATAATCCGTTGATCAGTGCCTCTTTTTTTTCCTCGGGGCAAACAATGGCAAGTATTCTTGCCAATCAGTACGCGGAAGCCGATTCCTTGCTTCAGCTTTCGGCCCTTTCTGCCGTGGCCTTCACTCTTTTTTTGGTGAGTCTCCTCATTAATGGCCTTGCTCGCTTGATTGTTTGGCGTGTCCATTCGCAGTACAAGTCAGGGTGA
- the pstS gene encoding phosphate ABC transporter substrate-binding protein PstS: MSVISIRSKFSIVCAGVIVGFLSLSSFAAETVLINGAGATFPYPLYAKWFSSYREVDKSVEFNYQSIGSGGGIRQFLAGTTDFGASDAPMKDDELAQSKVPILHIPATLGAVAVTFNLPGVKDSLNLTPEVLAKIFMGEIKKWDDEEILKLNPKVAMPKNQYIIVCYRSDGSGTTAVFTEYLEKVSPDWKKRIGSGKSVKWPAGLGGKGNEGVSSLVKQNPGSIGYVEMNYAFENKFPVFAIKNAKGEFVLPSVKSVTKAAEASLKVLPEDFRVSITEAAGSDVYPISAYTYLLIYQKMESHKGKKIVEFLRWAMGKGQTMAASLNYAPLPNQLVKRVLSKIDSIALEGGSDKKEGHKLN, from the coding sequence ATGTCAGTAATATCAATAAGATCAAAATTCTCAATTGTTTGTGCGGGCGTAATCGTTGGCTTTTTATCCCTCTCTTCCTTTGCAGCAGAAACGGTGTTAATCAATGGAGCGGGCGCGACCTTTCCCTATCCACTTTACGCGAAGTGGTTTTCGAGCTACCGAGAAGTAGATAAATCTGTCGAATTTAACTACCAGTCGATTGGGAGCGGTGGGGGAATTCGTCAGTTCCTGGCTGGTACAACGGACTTTGGGGCTTCGGATGCGCCAATGAAAGATGATGAATTGGCTCAATCAAAAGTACCTATCTTGCATATTCCTGCAACTCTTGGCGCGGTGGCCGTGACATTTAATCTACCAGGAGTAAAGGATTCTTTGAATTTAACTCCTGAGGTTCTCGCAAAAATTTTCATGGGTGAGATTAAAAAGTGGGATGATGAGGAAATATTAAAATTGAATCCAAAAGTGGCTATGCCAAAGAATCAATATATCATTGTTTGCTACCGTTCGGATGGAAGCGGAACAACTGCAGTTTTTACCGAATATCTTGAAAAGGTGAGTCCTGATTGGAAGAAACGCATCGGATCCGGAAAGTCTGTTAAGTGGCCTGCGGGGTTAGGAGGAAAGGGAAATGAAGGAGTATCTAGTCTTGTAAAGCAAAATCCTGGTTCAATAGGCTATGTTGAAATGAACTATGCGTTTGAGAACAAGTTTCCAGTTTTTGCTATTAAAAACGCCAAGGGTGAGTTTGTATTGCCCTCTGTAAAATCCGTCACAAAGGCCGCAGAGGCTTCTCTCAAAGTGCTACCCGAGGATTTTCGGGTTTCTATCACTGAAGCGGCGGGTTCAGATGTTTATCCCATATCTGCGTACACTTACCTTTTGATTTACCAGAAAATGGAAAGTCACAAGGGAAAGAAGATTGTAGAATTTTTAAGGTGGGCTATGGGCAAGGGGCAAACCATGGCAGCCTCTCTTAACTATGCGCCACTTCCAAATCAACTCGTGAAACGAGTTCTGAGCAAGATAGATTCGATTGCCTTGGAGGGGGGTTCAGATAAGAAAGAGGGTCATAAATTAAATTGA
- a CDS encoding pyridoxine 5'-phosphate synthase: MILLSVNVNKLATLRNSRGGKLPDVVQVARDCLKFGANGITVHPRPDGRHIRRQDVFDLKTMINLFNESANPDAYREFNIEGYPSEHFINLVEEIRPDQVTLVPDPPEALTSNAGWKIDKHRQFLKEVSERFKAIGVRISLFVDPYDVDDKFLNELVFIAPDRVELYTEMFASSFQTENQPNVIEIYRLAGQKLADLKIGINAGHDLNLNNIGVLRQELPYLAEVSIGHALFCEAIYLGLQETVSQYLETLQR; encoded by the coding sequence ATGATTCTTTTAAGTGTAAACGTCAATAAACTGGCTACCTTACGCAACTCTCGAGGAGGAAAACTTCCAGATGTCGTACAAGTTGCTCGAGATTGTTTAAAATTCGGAGCCAATGGTATCACCGTCCACCCTCGCCCAGACGGTCGGCACATTCGCCGCCAAGATGTCTTTGATCTCAAAACGATGATCAACTTATTTAACGAGAGCGCAAACCCCGATGCTTATCGGGAATTCAATATTGAGGGATACCCATCTGAACATTTTATAAATCTGGTGGAAGAGATTCGTCCGGATCAGGTCACTTTGGTCCCCGACCCTCCAGAGGCACTGACTTCAAACGCCGGCTGGAAAATAGATAAACACCGGCAATTTCTCAAAGAAGTGTCTGAGAGGTTCAAAGCTATTGGGGTCAGAATTTCGCTCTTCGTAGATCCATATGACGTAGATGACAAATTTCTGAATGAATTGGTATTCATCGCGCCTGATCGGGTCGAATTGTACACGGAGATGTTTGCCTCCTCCTTTCAGACCGAAAACCAACCCAATGTTATCGAAATCTATCGGCTTGCCGGCCAAAAATTAGCTGATCTGAAGATCGGAATCAATGCAGGTCATGATCTGAATTTAAATAATATTGGTGTGCTCAGGCAAGAGTTGCCGTATCTTGCCGAAGTTTCTATTGGTCACGCTCTGTTTTGTGAGGCCATTTACCTTGGCCTTCAGGAGACCGTTTCTCAGTATCTTGAGACTCTACAGAGGTGA
- the gloB gene encoding hydroxyacylglutathione hydrolase — protein sequence MGLKVELVPAFADNYIFLLVDTATQTAAAVDPGDATPLIESLNRRNLKLDQILLTHHHADHVGGVQGLSQKYDCEVIGFKGDEHRLPGLTRTVVEGDQIEIGKSHCQVMAIPGHTLGHIAYLFPNEEFLFCGDTLFSLGCGRLFEGSPQQMWESLMKIMSLPDETLVYCAHEYTLANGRFVLHLDPNNSELKDFLQVAEKLRSQDLPTLPVRLGQEKRINPFLRPLCTDILQSLGISIEKSSLDSFTAMRNLKNIF from the coding sequence GTGGGATTAAAGGTCGAACTCGTTCCGGCATTTGCTGACAATTATATTTTTCTTCTTGTCGATACTGCCACTCAAACTGCGGCGGCCGTAGATCCCGGCGACGCGACTCCTCTCATCGAAAGTCTGAATAGAAGAAATCTGAAACTTGATCAGATCTTGCTAACGCACCATCACGCCGATCATGTGGGCGGAGTTCAGGGCCTCTCTCAGAAATATGATTGTGAAGTCATCGGATTTAAAGGAGATGAACACCGCTTGCCTGGTCTCACTCGAACAGTAGTAGAAGGCGATCAAATCGAAATTGGCAAGAGTCATTGTCAAGTAATGGCGATACCTGGTCACACTTTGGGACACATTGCTTATCTGTTTCCGAACGAAGAATTTCTCTTTTGCGGAGACACTCTTTTCTCTTTGGGATGCGGCCGTCTCTTTGAAGGAAGTCCCCAGCAAATGTGGGAGAGCTTGATGAAAATAATGAGTCTCCCCGATGAAACCTTGGTGTATTGTGCCCACGAATACACTTTGGCAAATGGACGCTTTGTTCTCCACCTAGACCCCAACAACAGCGAACTGAAGGATTTTCTCCAGGTGGCAGAAAAACTCCGTTCTCAAGACCTACCTACCTTACCCGTAAGATTGGGACAAGAAAAGAGGATCAACCCCTTTCTTCGACCCTTATGCACGGACATACTGCAATCTCTCGGCATTAGCATTGAGAAGAGTTCTTTGGATTCTTTCACAGCAATGAGAAATTTAAAGAATATTTTTTAA